The Odocoileus virginianus isolate 20LAN1187 ecotype Illinois chromosome 3, Ovbor_1.2, whole genome shotgun sequence genome includes a window with the following:
- the TINCR gene encoding TINCR ubiquitin domain containing: MEGLRRGLSRWKRYHIKVHLADEALLLPLTVRPRDTLSDLRAQLVGQGVSSWKRTFYYNARRLDDHQTVRDVRLQDGSVLLLVSDPR, translated from the coding sequence ATGGAGGGGCTGCGGCGGGGCCTATCTCGCTGGAAGCGCTACCACATCAAGGTGCACCTGGCGGACGAGGCGCTGCTGCTGCCGCTCACTGTGCGGCCGCGGGACACGCTCAGCGACCTGCGCGCCCAGCTCGTGGGTCAGGGAGTGAGCTCCTGGAAGCGCACCTTCTACTACAACGCGCGGCGGCTGGACGACCACCAGACGGTGCGCGACGTGCGACTACAGGACGGCTCGGTGCTTCTGCTCGTCAGCGACCCCAG